In Methanocorpusculum sp., a single genomic region encodes these proteins:
- a CDS encoding 50S ribosomal protein L44e, with translation MKKPVKFNTYCPYCRKHTEHEVERVKKGKTTGLHWIDRQKARRSKVGNRGKFGKVPGGDKPTKKINMRYRCKECGKAHLRKGFRAGKFELTE, from the coding sequence ATGAAGAAACCAGTAAAATTTAACACCTACTGCCCATACTGCCGGAAACACACCGAGCACGAGGTTGAGAGGGTAAAGAAAGGCAAGACGACCGGTCTCCACTGGATTGACCGTCAGAAAGCACGCCGCAGCAAAGTTGGTAACCGTGGTAAATTCGGCAAAGTTCCGGGAGGAGACAAACCGACCAAGAAGATCAACATGCGTTACCGGTGCAAAGAATGCGGTAAAGCCCACTTAAGAAAAGGTTTCCGTGCAGGCAAATTCGAACTTACGGAGTGA
- a CDS encoding Hsp20/alpha crystallin family protein, translating into MSIRSYPFSFGTIGSELDTFFSEMEERAESFASHSDSIKTMAKNAIPRITGDFYVDLCETPSEIIITCDLPGIEKEDVSVKLLNETTLQIKTKYDRDVSNTDASGIYHLRERRSGAGERIIRLPVEVIAEGAKASFKNGIMEITLPKSVKDPGVPIEIE; encoded by the coding sequence ATGTCAATCAGATCTTACCCATTCAGCTTTGGAACAATAGGTTCCGAACTCGACACATTTTTCTCCGAAATGGAGGAGCGTGCCGAAAGCTTTGCATCGCATTCCGACAGCATCAAGACGATGGCAAAAAATGCCATCCCGAGAATCACCGGTGATTTCTACGTAGATCTTTGTGAAACACCATCAGAAATCATCATTACCTGCGACCTCCCCGGTATCGAAAAAGAGGATGTCTCGGTAAAACTTCTGAATGAAACCACTCTTCAGATCAAAACGAAATATGATCGTGACGTTTCAAACACTGACGCCTCCGGCATCTATCATTTACGTGAACGCAGATCCGGAGCAGGAGAGAGAATTATTCGTCTGCCCGTCGAAGTCATCGCAGAAGGTGCAAAAGCCTCGTTCAAAAACGGAATCATGGAAATCACCCTCCCTAAATCTGTAAAAGATCCAGGTGTACCGATCGAAATCGAGTGA
- a CDS encoding UPF0058 family protein: MQKEELLHLHMLMVQVKKYYESVSGKSVHTAEYDALQISPIHIHKNKNLHRVALLTLGNEIVSEMNSAQATQTPFVQEPSQTIVAEH, encoded by the coding sequence ATGCAGAAAGAAGAGTTACTCCATTTACACATGCTGATGGTTCAGGTCAAGAAGTATTATGAATCCGTCTCCGGAAAAAGCGTTCACACTGCTGAATACGATGCATTGCAGATCTCGCCGATCCATATTCATAAAAATAAGAATCTGCATCGCGTTGCTCTTCTCACTCTAGGAAATGAGATCGTTTCCGAGATGAACTCCGCCCAGGCAACCCAGACTCCGTTTGTCCAGGAACCAAGCCAGACTATTGTTGCAGAACACTGA
- a CDS encoding translation initiation factor IF-2 subunit alpha: MSERDWPIDGELVVCSVAEVKDFAAFVNLDEYEGRQGLIPIAEIARGWIKHIRDYIREGQKVVCKVLHVDEHRGHIDLSLKDVNEHQRREKIQDWKNEQKAHKWIGFASTESNVDVKTFEEAMYAEFGSLYAAFEAIALYGDATLAKFSLPPEGTLALAKVASENVKVPKVTVSAVLELTSTKPDGVNIIRRALRSAEPKVDGAEIELLYLGAPHYRVKVVAPDYKTAEKALIKASEAAIGVMERAEGSGKLIRKQK; the protein is encoded by the coding sequence ATGAGTGAAAGAGATTGGCCAATAGATGGAGAACTTGTCGTCTGCAGCGTTGCAGAAGTCAAGGACTTCGCGGCATTTGTAAACCTGGATGAATATGAAGGACGTCAGGGGTTAATCCCTATCGCAGAGATTGCCCGTGGCTGGATCAAACACATCCGGGATTACATCCGTGAAGGACAGAAGGTTGTCTGTAAAGTCCTTCATGTAGATGAACACCGTGGTCACATCGATCTTTCTCTCAAAGATGTCAATGAACACCAGCGCCGGGAGAAGATCCAGGACTGGAAGAATGAGCAGAAGGCACACAAGTGGATAGGGTTTGCCTCAACCGAGTCGAACGTCGACGTCAAGACGTTCGAAGAGGCGATGTATGCCGAGTTTGGATCGCTTTATGCTGCATTCGAGGCCATCGCTTTATATGGTGACGCAACACTCGCCAAATTCTCCCTGCCCCCTGAGGGGACCCTTGCTCTCGCAAAGGTCGCTTCCGAAAATGTCAAGGTCCCCAAGGTCACCGTCAGTGCGGTCTTGGAGCTGACCTCCACCAAACCCGACGGTGTAAACATTATCCGCCGTGCACTCCGGAGTGCTGAACCGAAAGTAGATGGTGCCGAGATCGAATTGCTCTATCTCGGCGCACCGCACTACCGGGTAAAAGTTGTTGCCCCGGATTATAAAACTGCAGAAAAAGCACTGATCAAAGCATCCGAAGCAGCGATCGGTGTAATGGAACGTGCAGAAGGTTCCGGCAAACTCATCCGGAAACAAAAGTAA
- the aglJ gene encoding S-layer glycoprotein N-glycosyltransferase AglJ has translation MNKDDVCVLIPTLNEKTTIGPLIEELQSLGYRNILIVDGHSSDGTPEIASKLGARVMTQNGKGKGAAMIEAFRQITEPYILMMDGDGTNPPEYADQMLEPLMSGRADHVIGDRLGSSEQGALTRLNHLGNTVMNKFFKWAHGVYMTDILSGYRAFTRESIEKMNLSEAGFEIETEISSAVVHHNLRFEVVPTYYKKRPGSPTKLNPFRDGYKIIRAINRYGKMNNPLFHFSVLGILLGLAGFITGIYVLIDWFKGIEHLPMTILTMLLIVTGILTFMIGLISDMILAYHREQIMEMEQIRADLKELKKK, from the coding sequence ATGAATAAAGACGACGTCTGCGTGCTGATCCCAACGCTCAATGAAAAAACAACGATCGGCCCACTCATTGAGGAACTGCAAAGTCTCGGCTACAGAAATATCCTGATCGTCGACGGTCACTCTTCAGATGGAACACCTGAAATTGCATCCAAGCTTGGTGCCAGGGTTATGACCCAAAACGGCAAAGGAAAAGGTGCTGCGATGATCGAAGCTTTCAGGCAGATCACCGAGCCCTATATTCTGATGATGGACGGGGACGGGACTAACCCCCCCGAATACGCCGATCAGATGCTCGAACCGCTCATGTCAGGACGGGCAGACCATGTAATTGGTGATCGCCTCGGCAGTTCTGAACAAGGAGCACTCACCCGTTTGAACCATCTTGGAAACACAGTAATGAACAAGTTTTTCAAATGGGCACACGGGGTCTATATGACCGATATTCTTTCGGGATATCGGGCATTCACCAGAGAATCAATTGAAAAGATGAATCTCTCCGAGGCAGGATTTGAAATTGAAACTGAGATCAGCTCAGCAGTAGTTCATCATAATCTCAGATTTGAAGTCGTCCCAACGTATTACAAGAAGCGCCCCGGATCACCCACGAAACTGAATCCATTCCGTGACGGATACAAAATCATCAGGGCCATAAACAGATACGGGAAGATGAACAATCCATTGTTCCATTTCAGCGTTCTTGGAATACTCCTGGGTCTCGCGGGTTTTATCACCGGCATCTATGTTCTTATCGATTGGTTTAAGGGAATCGAACATCTGCCGATGACCATTCTGACAATGCTCTTGATTGTAACAGGTATTTTGACATTTATGATCGGACTTATCAGTGACATGATCCTCGCCTACCACCGAGAACAGATCATGGAAATGGAACAGATTCGGGCTGATCTTAAAGAGCTGAAAAAAAAGTAA
- a CDS encoding DNA primase small subunit PriS, with amino-acid sequence MKPATLEFLRQRFSAYYNGTIQGAGAVYTPESLTEREWGFLFFTENQRSGMRRHISFTSSEELNSYMKNMVPAHVYYSTAYYTHPGAAQMADKDWLGADVIFDLDADHIVRGPYDVMLARVKEELFKLIDMLTDELGFAKRDLRINFSGGRGYHVHLPLLSVRGWDTAERRELVNYVSGTGLSFDSMMVSSKKSGWQVRYHDALADELSRIAALPQEDAFSYLSGLSGISTKDMTGFLKNIKTTQKTLQEKSEVLLANKVIRAIANSENEPFQSGVLSRAAQADEPVTTDVKRLIRHPGSLHGGSGMRVVPIPIDQLDAFDPLIDAVVFGERSISIDCAFNMSMPILGSTYTLTTGRNTVPEALGVFLCCRGIAELSGGV; translated from the coding sequence ATGAAACCTGCCACGCTCGAGTTTCTGAGGCAACGATTTTCCGCCTACTACAACGGAACCATTCAGGGAGCGGGCGCGGTGTATACGCCCGAGTCCCTGACCGAACGGGAATGGGGATTTCTTTTCTTTACAGAAAATCAGCGGTCCGGGATGCGGCGTCACATTTCTTTTACGTCATCTGAGGAACTCAATTCCTATATGAAAAATATGGTTCCCGCCCATGTGTATTACTCAACTGCGTATTATACTCACCCCGGGGCTGCCCAGATGGCAGATAAAGACTGGCTCGGAGCCGACGTAATCTTCGATCTGGATGCTGATCATATCGTCCGTGGTCCGTATGACGTTATGCTTGCACGGGTCAAAGAGGAGTTGTTCAAACTCATCGATATGCTCACAGACGAGCTTGGGTTCGCAAAACGTGATCTGCGTATCAACTTTTCCGGCGGGCGCGGGTATCATGTCCATCTCCCGCTTCTTTCCGTTCGGGGCTGGGATACCGCCGAGCGGCGTGAGCTGGTGAATTATGTTTCCGGGACTGGACTCTCTTTTGACAGTATGATGGTATCATCAAAGAAGTCGGGCTGGCAGGTCAGGTATCACGACGCGCTGGCGGATGAACTCTCCCGTATCGCGGCTCTGCCTCAGGAGGATGCATTTTCTTACCTGTCTGGGTTATCTGGCATTTCAACGAAGGATATGACTGGGTTTTTGAAAAATATCAAAACTACCCAGAAGACGCTTCAGGAAAAATCGGAAGTGCTTCTTGCAAACAAAGTGATCCGGGCGATCGCTAATTCAGAAAATGAACCCTTTCAGTCGGGTGTCCTCTCCCGCGCAGCCCAGGCTGACGAGCCTGTGACGACCGATGTGAAGCGTCTGATCCGTCATCCCGGCTCCCTCCACGGCGGCTCAGGTATGCGCGTGGTTCCGATTCCCATTGATCAGCTGGATGCGTTCGATCCGCTCATTGATGCGGTGGTGTTTGGTGAACGCAGTATCTCCATTGATTGTGCATTCAACATGTCCATGCCGATCCTTGGTAGCACCTACACACTGACCACTGGTCGTAACACCGTTCCTGAGGCACTGGGAGTTTTCCTCTGCTGCCGGGGGATCGCTGAGCTGTCCGGAGGTGTATAG
- a CDS encoding ADP-ribosylglycohydrolase family protein, giving the protein MKDDRYAGIFGGLFGCAVGDALGSSFEGAYRDENRDVEMTGGGQFDLKKGEVTDDTLMMLALAETFCETGEFTRDLFLQKVILTLREDDTTFGRTTKTITSLLEQGCTPEEAVYSIHITCGSRTNGSVMRTIPVGLVMQDDVETTARRASAFTHYDRDAGDCCAVISKAAASLAAGKSKAEVLADIPAKYLSGELIPSIDPVETTRCALACFRDGDGYTDVIRRACVLGGDTDTIACIAGGLAGILWGVPQKWIDTLLLKDRITQVVEQLSNKAAESSSTEKK; this is encoded by the coding sequence ATGAAGGATGATCGGTATGCAGGAATTTTCGGAGGGCTGTTCGGTTGTGCGGTCGGCGATGCTCTCGGATCATCATTTGAAGGGGCATACAGGGATGAGAATAGAGACGTCGAGATGACAGGAGGCGGGCAGTTCGATCTCAAAAAAGGCGAGGTCACCGACGACACGCTGATGATGCTCGCACTTGCAGAAACATTCTGTGAAACTGGAGAGTTCACCCGGGATCTTTTTCTCCAGAAGGTCATCCTCACCCTTCGTGAAGATGACACCACGTTTGGCAGAACAACAAAGACCATTACCTCACTTCTGGAACAGGGATGCACGCCCGAAGAGGCAGTATACTCCATCCATATCACGTGCGGGAGCAGAACGAACGGCAGTGTTATGCGGACCATACCTGTCGGTCTCGTGATGCAGGATGATGTTGAAACGACCGCCCGCAGAGCCTCGGCGTTCACGCATTATGACAGGGATGCGGGAGACTGTTGTGCAGTAATTTCCAAAGCAGCTGCCAGTTTGGCTGCGGGAAAATCAAAAGCCGAGGTTCTGGCAGATATCCCGGCGAAGTATCTCTCTGGAGAGCTTATACCCTCCATTGACCCAGTCGAGACAACCAGATGCGCCCTCGCCTGTTTTCGGGATGGGGACGGATATACTGATGTGATCCGCCGTGCCTGCGTTTTAGGCGGAGACACGGATACGATTGCCTGTATAGCAGGTGGACTCGCCGGGATTTTGTGGGGTGTACCGCAAAAATGGATAGACACGTTACTCCTGAAGGACAGGATCACGCAGGTCGTCGAACAGCTCAGCAATAAAGCTGCAGAAAGTAGCTCCACTGAGAAAAAATGA
- a CDS encoding proteasome assembly chaperone family protein, producing the protein MEQVNVRWYVEDVSSHSSPVVIVGLPGVGHVGKLVVDHLVHVLSAVKVAEITSTLFPPQMYLSDDAVLRMPRNELFFAPGSETTPSVLLLAGDCQSTTPEGHYKLGDAYIRVFELLGVKRIYTLGGYGVGRLVEQPRILAALSSSSLKEEVLSAGAVLNKDEPVGGIIGAAGLLITLGRLVGMEGIALLGETSGYLVDPVSSTAVLDVLENLTGIKADRTDLTELAGQMMTEVSAIASTIQRNNADDLSYIG; encoded by the coding sequence ATGGAACAGGTAAATGTCAGATGGTATGTTGAGGATGTCTCGTCCCATTCATCTCCGGTCGTGATCGTTGGACTTCCCGGAGTCGGACATGTTGGAAAACTGGTTGTCGATCATCTTGTTCATGTTCTTTCAGCCGTGAAAGTTGCTGAGATCACTTCAACCCTGTTCCCTCCGCAGATGTATCTCTCAGATGATGCGGTCCTTCGCATGCCAAGAAATGAGCTATTTTTTGCGCCCGGTTCAGAGACCACTCCGTCTGTCCTCCTTCTCGCAGGAGATTGTCAGAGTACAACGCCTGAGGGACATTATAAGCTGGGTGATGCATATATTCGTGTCTTTGAGCTTCTGGGCGTGAAACGGATATATACTCTTGGTGGATACGGTGTTGGCCGTCTGGTGGAACAACCGCGGATTCTTGCCGCGCTTTCCTCCTCATCTTTGAAGGAAGAGGTTCTTTCTGCCGGCGCTGTTTTGAACAAAGACGAACCGGTCGGCGGGATCATCGGCGCTGCCGGTCTTCTGATTACCCTTGGCCGTCTGGTTGGTATGGAGGGGATTGCTCTGCTTGGCGAAACATCCGGATATCTGGTGGATCCTGTCAGCTCGACTGCCGTTTTGGATGTCTTGGAGAACCTTACTGGAATCAAAGCAGACCGGACCGATCTCACTGAGCTTGCCGGTCAGATGATGACCGAGGTTTCCGCTATTGCCTCCACGATCCAGCGAAACAATGCAGACGATCTGAGTTACATAGGATAA
- a CDS encoding tRNA uridine(34) 5-carboxymethylaminomethyl modification radical SAM/GNAT enzyme Elp3 — MEEHAIYREIISLIFSDPNPDIQHIKLSVCRRYALDVMPKNSSILAAAKPEEYEALRRVLMIKPTRTLSGVAPVAVMTSPCACPHGKCLPCPGGPDHIFNSPQSYTGEEPAALRARQNEYDPYRQVNARLGQFKRLGHHVDKAELIVMGGTMTARDQQYQEWFVSECLRAMNEFSGKKSTAGSVNELMLENEKSDVRCIATTFETRPDWCREEHINKMLELGVTKVELGFQHTDDELLLLNKRGHTVSDSVRANTLLRDAGIKVGFHVMPNLYGSTIPRDREMFDQLFTDPRFCPDFLKIYPTLVTPGAELEELWQKGEYITYDEDELVDLLAYAKSRLPEYVRLQRIQRDIPAKLIVSGSIHGHIRQMAAARLKEQGGSCRCIRCREIGRRPSNACDEEKTLIYPCCGGTEHFLSTVAGESLVGFIRLRFPGTVFRPELEGAALVRELHVYGEIVPLGEHGSGAKRQHRSYGQQLLLRAEETAREAGYTSVAVMSGVGVRPYYHRQGYQRLGPYMIKNL, encoded by the coding sequence ATGGAAGAGCACGCCATTTATCGTGAGATCATCTCACTCATTTTTTCCGATCCAAATCCGGATATCCAGCATATCAAACTCTCGGTCTGCCGCAGATATGCTCTTGACGTGATGCCGAAGAATTCCTCGATTCTCGCCGCTGCGAAACCTGAGGAGTATGAAGCCCTTCGCCGTGTTCTGATGATAAAACCGACACGGACACTCTCTGGTGTCGCTCCGGTCGCAGTGATGACATCTCCGTGTGCATGTCCGCACGGTAAATGTCTGCCCTGTCCTGGCGGACCTGATCATATTTTCAACTCTCCTCAGAGTTATACCGGAGAGGAGCCGGCGGCTCTGCGTGCACGTCAGAACGAGTATGACCCGTATCGTCAGGTGAACGCCCGCTTAGGACAGTTCAAACGTCTTGGGCATCACGTTGACAAAGCTGAACTGATCGTCATGGGCGGGACGATGACTGCCCGTGATCAGCAGTATCAGGAGTGGTTCGTTTCCGAGTGTCTTCGGGCCATGAACGAGTTCTCCGGAAAAAAATCCACTGCCGGATCCGTGAATGAGCTGATGCTCGAAAACGAAAAATCCGATGTCCGCTGTATCGCGACGACCTTTGAGACCCGCCCGGACTGGTGTCGTGAGGAGCATATCAATAAGATGCTCGAACTAGGTGTGACCAAGGTCGAGCTTGGGTTTCAGCACACCGATGATGAGCTCCTGTTGTTAAACAAACGCGGACACACAGTTTCGGATAGTGTTCGTGCAAACACTCTCCTTCGTGATGCCGGCATCAAAGTGGGCTTCCATGTAATGCCGAATCTGTATGGAAGCACTATTCCGCGTGACCGGGAGATGTTCGATCAGCTCTTCACCGATCCCAGATTTTGTCCGGATTTCCTGAAGATCTACCCCACATTGGTCACGCCCGGCGCAGAACTTGAAGAACTCTGGCAAAAGGGGGAGTATATCACGTATGATGAGGACGAGCTTGTCGATCTTCTTGCCTATGCAAAAAGCAGGCTTCCCGAGTATGTCCGACTCCAGCGGATCCAGCGGGATATCCCGGCAAAACTTATCGTTTCCGGATCGATTCATGGGCATATTCGTCAGATGGCGGCTGCCAGGCTGAAAGAGCAGGGGGGGAGCTGCCGGTGTATTCGATGTCGGGAGATCGGCCGCCGGCCAAGCAACGCCTGTGATGAAGAGAAAACACTGATATATCCCTGCTGTGGGGGGACAGAACATTTCCTTTCGACGGTCGCCGGCGAGTCACTGGTCGGTTTTATTCGTCTTCGGTTCCCCGGAACGGTGTTCAGACCGGAACTCGAGGGAGCCGCTCTGGTTCGGGAGCTTCATGTGTATGGCGAAATCGTCCCGCTCGGCGAACACGGCTCGGGAGCAAAACGTCAGCACAGGTCATATGGTCAGCAGCTTCTGTTACGTGCCGAAGAGACTGCACGTGAGGCTGGGTATACCTCTGTGGCTGTGATGAGTGGTGTCGGGGTCAGACCTTACTATCATAGACAGGGATATCAGCGTTTAGGTCCATATATGATTAAGAATCTATGA
- a CDS encoding endonuclease Q family protein: MQRNVDMHLHSCFSMATSPEMVPQKILAGCRTKGIHVVGSGDALHPRWREMWGPFVENDLGITVVPQTEVEDSSRVHHLILMETFDQFAELQQRFTSACSHLTTAGRPHLHMSGEEIAREVHELGGLIGPAHAFTPWTSLFAAFDRPSDCYGEESIEFCELGLSADSSYGAGIEEFVGVPFLSNSDAHSAAPEKLGREFTRMDLSSPSISAVLEAIKKGSVVLNAGFFPEEGKYNRTACTRCYTQFSLAEAEHFHWKCPHDKGRIKLGVKERAEQLSTIPPTDRPPYLKIIPLGDVIARVLGVSSPNTKKARALYSAFIEAFDNEIVILLEVPYADLAEVSPQVAEAVLSMREGRVTLIPGGGGQYGSFTL; encoded by the coding sequence ATGCAGCGAAACGTGGATATGCATCTTCACTCCTGTTTTTCTATGGCGACGTCGCCGGAAATGGTTCCCCAAAAAATCCTTGCCGGCTGCCGGACAAAAGGTATCCATGTTGTTGGAAGCGGTGATGCTCTTCATCCCCGCTGGCGTGAGATGTGGGGGCCGTTTGTAGAGAATGACCTGGGCATCACGGTCGTTCCCCAAACTGAAGTAGAGGATTCCTCCCGTGTTCATCATCTGATCCTGATGGAAACCTTTGACCAGTTTGCTGAACTTCAGCAGCGTTTTACCTCTGCATGTAGTCATCTGACGACGGCAGGCCGTCCTCATCTGCATATGTCAGGAGAAGAGATCGCCCGTGAGGTACATGAACTCGGCGGGCTGATTGGCCCTGCCCATGCGTTCACCCCGTGGACTTCTCTCTTTGCCGCATTCGATCGTCCGTCCGACTGTTATGGCGAAGAGTCTATCGAGTTCTGCGAACTGGGTCTCTCAGCTGACTCGTCATATGGTGCCGGTATCGAAGAGTTTGTCGGCGTTCCTTTTTTGTCGAACTCGGATGCTCACAGTGCCGCGCCGGAAAAACTTGGACGCGAGTTCACGCGGATGGATCTTTCGTCTCCGTCGATAAGTGCTGTTCTTGAAGCGATAAAAAAAGGTTCGGTCGTGCTGAATGCCGGATTTTTCCCAGAGGAAGGAAAGTACAACCGTACTGCCTGCACGCGGTGTTATACTCAGTTCTCCCTTGCCGAAGCGGAACATTTTCACTGGAAATGTCCCCATGACAAAGGCAGGATTAAACTCGGTGTGAAGGAACGGGCTGAACAGCTTTCCACGATTCCGCCGACGGATCGTCCGCCTTATCTGAAGATAATTCCACTGGGTGATGTTATCGCGCGCGTTTTGGGAGTTTCCTCGCCAAACACCAAAAAAGCACGGGCACTTTATTCTGCATTCATCGAGGCATTCGATAATGAGATCGTCATTTTGCTCGAGGTGCCGTATGCCGATCTTGCCGAGGTATCACCCCAGGTTGCCGAGGCGGTATTGTCGATGCGTGAAGGCCGCGTCACGCTGATTCCGGGTGGCGGCGGCCAATACGGCTCGTTCACTCTCTGA
- a CDS encoding RNA-protein complex protein Nop10 codes for MTGHIRTCPECNTYTLFVTCQKCGCPTVSVHPAKYSPEDPYGEYRRKVKAWNR; via the coding sequence ATGACGGGTCATATTCGTACATGCCCTGAATGTAACACCTACACTCTTTTTGTCACCTGTCAGAAATGCGGATGTCCAACGGTATCTGTCCATCCAGCTAAGTATTCTCCCGAGGATCCTTATGGTGAGTATCGAAGGAAGGTAAAAGCATGGAACAGGTAA
- a CDS encoding 30S ribosomal protein S27e, whose protein sequence is MVKASRETRSKFLKVKCPDCENEQLVFEKATSVVECTVCGRVLAEPTGGKAVIKADIVATFE, encoded by the coding sequence ATGGTAAAAGCATCCCGAGAAACCCGGAGCAAGTTCCTGAAGGTAAAATGTCCGGACTGTGAAAACGAACAGCTCGTATTCGAGAAAGCGACCTCCGTTGTTGAATGTACCGTCTGCGGACGTGTCCTTGCAGAGCCGACCGGCGGCAAGGCTGTAATCAAAGCAGATATCGTAGCAACATTTGAATAA
- a CDS encoding CBS domain-containing protein has product MEKKQIRDYMTHDVISIDASGTVGDVIHLIHTTDHDGFPVLRAGKVVGYISARDIIGEHPSTKVELRMTRHPITARPEVTITEVARRIFRTGIQKLPVVGPDNELLGIISNMDVIRSQIERVTPEKVFNFMRALHALYGVETHLKRELVPVKDIQPTQSSVHQDELEGRTYELQKHLAEPVIVVKSGGRTILVDGHHRAVAAEKLGLKELDAYVVYLDADIELGLEKTAHSMKIFRIKDIKIDDNPERSLVRPTHPKLIPTEKKFVREYMTTNVISLDAGKTVKDVIGLIRTTTHDGFPVLSNGKVVGLIAARDIIDAKATDSIAPLMQPVILKTQPNEGMTDVARKMFRFCVQKLPVVDKDGRFVGIITNADVIRSQIERVTPEKVFDYMTTLKTLYGLTPLLSRGMVPVKSLIPTQSKVYMDELDGRAYEIKKGLAEPLIVVHRGDKYILIDGHHRAVAANRMRVPELEAYLIDIDSDTELGIEKTSRNMRLWSLDDVQIMDESRCAFLA; this is encoded by the coding sequence ATGGAAAAAAAACAGATCCGCGACTACATGACGCATGATGTTATAAGCATTGATGCGTCCGGAACGGTAGGAGATGTGATCCACCTGATCCATACCACAGATCATGATGGTTTTCCTGTCCTCAGAGCTGGAAAAGTTGTAGGGTATATCTCTGCACGGGACATCATCGGTGAACATCCCTCAACGAAAGTTGAACTGCGGATGACACGCCACCCGATCACTGCACGGCCCGAGGTTACGATCACCGAGGTGGCGCGGCGGATCTTCAGAACAGGTATCCAGAAACTCCCCGTGGTCGGACCCGACAACGAACTTCTGGGCATCATCTCCAATATGGATGTGATAAGATCGCAGATCGAGCGGGTAACACCAGAGAAAGTATTCAATTTTATGCGGGCACTTCATGCCCTGTATGGAGTAGAAACACACCTCAAGCGTGAGCTGGTCCCCGTCAAAGATATTCAGCCGACACAAAGTTCCGTTCATCAGGACGAACTGGAGGGAAGAACATATGAACTCCAGAAACATCTCGCAGAGCCAGTCATCGTGGTGAAATCCGGAGGACGAACCATTCTTGTGGATGGTCATCATCGGGCGGTCGCGGCTGAAAAACTTGGATTAAAAGAGCTGGATGCTTATGTTGTGTATCTGGATGCCGACATCGAACTAGGACTCGAAAAAACCGCACACTCCATGAAAATATTCCGGATAAAAGACATCAAAATCGATGATAATCCTGAAAGATCTCTTGTGCGGCCCACGCACCCGAAACTGATCCCGACAGAAAAGAAATTCGTCAGAGAGTATATGACAACGAATGTGATCAGTCTTGACGCGGGAAAAACGGTCAAGGATGTCATCGGGCTTATTCGAACAACAACACATGACGGATTTCCGGTATTAAGCAATGGAAAAGTTGTCGGCCTCATCGCCGCAAGGGACATCATCGATGCAAAAGCGACGGACAGTATCGCACCCCTGATGCAGCCGGTGATCCTCAAAACCCAGCCTAACGAAGGTATGACCGATGTCGCACGCAAGATGTTCAGGTTCTGTGTCCAGAAGCTCCCAGTAGTTGATAAGGACGGGAGATTCGTCGGCATCATAACGAATGCAGATGTGATCAGATCCCAAATCGAGCGGGTGACACCGGAGAAAGTGTTCGATTACATGACTACCCTGAAAACCCTGTACGGATTGACCCCTCTGCTGTCACGTGGAATGGTCCCGGTCAAGAGTCTTATTCCGACCCAGTCCAAAGTGTATATGGATGAACTGGACGGCAGAGCATATGAGATCAAAAAAGGTCTTGCCGAGCCACTGATCGTCGTTCACCGCGGAGATAAATACATCCTGATCGACGGGCATCACCGGGCAGTCGCGGCCAACAGGATGCGCGTTCCGGAACTGGAGGCCTATCTTATCGACATCGACTCGGACACAGAACTCGGTATCGAAAAGACCTCACGGAACATGCGTCTGTGGTCACTTGATGATGTGCAGATCATGGACGAGTCACGCTGTGCATTTCTCGCATAA